From bacterium:
AGTGACAAGGGGCTTCTGATAGTAAAAGCGACCTTTTTATCGAGAAGGGGTAACCGGGCTAAAACCCGCGAGATTTCAAAGGGATAGTGAATTGTATGCCAACGATTAACCAACTGGTCCGAGAGGGACGACAAAAGCCGCGGTGGAAGACGACCGCGCCCGCCCTGATGGGATCGCCCCAGAAGCGCGGGGTCTGCGTGCGCGTCTACACGACGACGCCTAAGAAGCCGAACTCGGCCCTCAGAAAGGTCGCGCGCGTGCGCCTCACCAACGGGATCGAGGTCACCGCCTATATCCCGGGCGAAGGGCACAACCTCCAAGAGCACTCGGTCGTGCTCGTGCGCGGGGGGCGTGTCAAGGATCTGCCTGGCGTGCGCTATCACATGGTCCGCGGATCTCTGGACGCCTCCGGCGTCGAGAAGCGCCGCAAGAGCCGGTCCAAGTACGGGGCCAAGAGGCCGAAGTAGGAAAATTTATGTCGAGAAAAGGACCCCCATCCAGACGCGAAATCCTGCCGGATCCCAAGTATAAGGACAAGCTCGTCTCCAAGCTCGTGAACAAGATCATGCTGGACGGCAAGAAGCCGGCGGCGGAATCCGTCGTCTATCATGCCTTCAACTTGATCAGCGAAAAGTCCAAGGACGACCCCCTGAAGATCTTCAAGGAGGCCCTCGAAAACATCAAGCCTCTGCTGGAGGTCCGGTCCCGCCGTGTTGGCGGCGCTACCTACCAGGTGCCCATGGAAGTTCGCTCGGAGCGCAGGGTTTCCCTGGGGTTGCGCTGGCTGGTCCTGTTCGCACGCGAGCGGGGTGAAAAGTCCATGGAAGAGAAGCTGGCGGGCGAGATCCTGGATGCCCAGCAGAAGCGCGGTGGTTCGATCAAGAAACGCGAGGACGTTCACCGGATGGCCGAAGCCAACCGGGCCTTCGCGCATTATCGATGGTAAATTGGACCTCCCCATTCCCCTCCGTCATAAGGAGGGGTGAGGGGAGGTTGGTTTTTTTATGGCACGTGAGTCGTTACAACTCGAGAAGACGCGGAACATCGGGATCATTGCCCACATCGATGCGGGCAAGACG
This genomic window contains:
- the rpsG gene encoding 30S ribosomal protein S7 — encoded protein: MSRKGPPSRREILPDPKYKDKLVSKLVNKIMLDGKKPAAESVVYHAFNLISEKSKDDPLKIFKEALENIKPLLEVRSRRVGGATYQVPMEVRSERRVSLGLRWLVLFARERGEKSMEEKLAGEILDAQQKRGGSIKKREDVHRMAEANRAFAHYRW
- the rpsL gene encoding 30S ribosomal protein S12; this encodes MPTINQLVREGRQKPRWKTTAPALMGSPQKRGVCVRVYTTTPKKPNSALRKVARVRLTNGIEVTAYIPGEGHNLQEHSVVLVRGGRVKDLPGVRYHMVRGSLDASGVEKRRKSRSKYGAKRPK